In Gammaproteobacteria bacterium, the following are encoded in one genomic region:
- a CDS encoding cytochrome c has translation MRISSVLFVVACITFVAMSACSDNTESAGARKIKPVFDRQKVDKGFVIYSAHCQKCHGVNAVGAENWRESDASGKFPPPPLNGTGHAWHHPTKVLKEVIENGTLPNGNMPAWRDKLSEQDIDNVITWFQSLWPMQVYHAWQDINDRQ, from the coding sequence ATGCGCATTAGTAGCGTGTTGTTTGTGGTAGCTTGCATTACCTTTGTGGCAATGAGTGCTTGTTCAGACAACACTGAATCGGCAGGTGCTAGAAAGATCAAGCCAGTATTTGATCGACAAAAAGTTGATAAAGGCTTTGTCATCTATTCTGCGCATTGTCAGAAATGCCATGGTGTTAATGCGGTTGGCGCAGAAAACTGGCGCGAATCTGACGCCTCAGGGAAGTTTCCCCCGCCCCCGCTTAATGGGACTGGACACGCTTGGCACCATCCAACAAAGGTGCTGAAGGAAGTCATCGAAAACGGTACTTTGCCAAATGGCAATATGCCTGCGTGGCGAGATAAGCTTAGCGAGCAGGATATAGACAACGTGATTACCTGGTTCCAGTCTTTGTGGCCTATGCAGGTATATCATGCTTGGCAAGACATCAACGATAGGCAATAA
- a CDS encoding DUF2231 domain-containing protein gives MARWSLWIGSALSVLTVAAGVYAYYTVNHDGPSHEWMTIHRNVALGTFLVFGIAAVWAIWCHRSKNDEPRAFNGLLVIGLVALLSTSWLGGELVYRYGLGVMSLPKSEGDGHDHDHGEGHAHNVQPSSSDLSHQDDLMGGDAVMSGEEMPTHEHTDNKPHAH, from the coding sequence ATGGCCAGATGGAGCCTATGGATAGGTTCGGCACTAAGCGTGCTGACAGTGGCTGCTGGAGTATACGCGTACTACACAGTGAATCACGACGGCCCGTCTCATGAGTGGATGACTATACATAGAAACGTCGCGTTAGGAACTTTCCTTGTATTTGGAATTGCAGCGGTGTGGGCGATATGGTGTCACAGATCGAAAAACGACGAACCAAGGGCGTTTAACGGGCTTTTAGTCATAGGACTGGTGGCTTTGCTATCGACTTCATGGTTGGGTGGAGAACTCGTATATCGATATGGACTTGGCGTCATGTCTTTGCCTAAGTCTGAAGGTGATGGCCACGATCACGATCATGGCGAAGGCCATGCACACAATGTTCAACCTTCTTCCTCCGATTTGTCACACCAGGATGATTTAATGGGTGGAGATGCGGTAATGTCTGGAGAAGAAATGCCAACCCACGAGCACACAGATAATAAACCTCATGCGCATTAG
- the rpe gene encoding ribulose-phosphate 3-epimerase — MPDFKIAPSILSADFARLGEEVKNVLDSGTDFVHFDVMDNHYVPNLTIGPLVCEALRKHGITAPIDVHLMVEPVDRIIPDFAEAGATYITFHPEASKHVDRTLQLIRSSGCKSGLVFNPATPLDYLKYVIDKVDMILLMSVNPGFGGQAFIPATLDKLREARKIIDESGYDIRLEIDGGVKVENIREIAEAGADTFVSGSGIFGKPGVSDPNRYDSIVAKMREELKKAV; from the coding sequence ATGCCAGATTTTAAGATTGCACCGTCCATCCTGTCTGCAGATTTCGCCCGTCTGGGCGAGGAAGTCAAAAACGTATTAGATTCGGGAACTGATTTTGTCCATTTTGACGTTATGGATAATCACTATGTCCCCAATCTGACGATTGGCCCATTGGTTTGTGAGGCGTTGCGCAAACATGGCATTACCGCTCCAATTGATGTGCATTTGATGGTAGAGCCAGTTGATCGCATCATCCCAGATTTTGCTGAGGCAGGTGCCACCTATATTACCTTTCACCCTGAGGCTTCCAAGCATGTGGACAGAACCCTGCAACTCATCAGAAGTAGTGGATGCAAATCGGGTTTAGTATTCAACCCTGCGACACCTCTGGATTATCTGAAATACGTTATCGACAAAGTCGACATGATTTTGTTGATGTCTGTGAACCCTGGTTTTGGCGGGCAGGCGTTTATTCCTGCAACTCTCGATAAACTGAGAGAGGCGCGTAAAATTATTGACGAGTCTGGCTATGATATTCGCCTTGAAATAGATGGTGGAGTCAAAGTGGAAAACATTCGCGAGATAGCAGAAGCAGGTGCAGATACCTTTGTTTCAGGCTCGGGAATTTTTGGTAAGCCTGGTGTTTCAGACCCGAATCGCTACGATAGCATCGTGGCCAAGATGCGTGAGGAATTGAAAAAAGCAGTTTAA
- a CDS encoding efflux RND transporter permease subunit, producing the protein MIAQIIRWSIRNRPLVLIFTIILAVWGVYSVKNTPLDAIPDLSDLQVIIKTSFPGQSPEVVEDQVTYPITTAMLSVPGTTAVRGYSFFGDSYVYVIFKDGTDIYWARSRVLEYLSQVAGALPPSATPQLGPDATGVGWIYEYALVDRSGNHDLAQLRSLQDWFIRFELQTVPGVSEVATVGGMVKQYQVVVDPDRLRAYNMHINHVKTAIQRANQEVGGSVIEMAEAEYMVRAKGYIKGLDDLRHIPLGVSEEGTPVLLQDVANIRIGPQMRRGIAELDGEGEVVGGIIVMRFGENALTTIEAVKTRLAQVAKGLPEGVEIIETYDRSDLIMRSITTLRDKLIEEFIVVAIVCGIFLFHLRSALVAIVILPLGILISYIVMHYQNINSNIMSLGGIAIAIGAMVDAAIVMVENAHKHIEKGNITDENRWVAMQRAAVEVGPALFFSLLIITLSFLPVFTLEAQEGKLFSPLAYTKTYAMAAAAGLSITLMPVLMGYFIRGHIPSEHKNPINRFLISMYLPVIKFVLNWPKTVVVLSFAVVLTTIYPYGELGSEFMPELDEGDLLYMPTTFTGVSIGKAGELLQITDRLIKTIPEVDVVFGKVGRAETATDPAPLTMIETTIKLKPRSEWRKGMTTDKLKNILDETVKFPGLTNAWVMPIKTRIDMISTGIKTPLGIKILGPDLGVIQKIGEQVESAVKSVPGAAGVFSERVAGGRYINLDIDRRAAARYGLNIADVHEIISMAVGGANVTQTVEGLERYPVNIRYPQHVRDSIDDLMALPIVTPGGGQITLGNVAFVSIADGPGMIKSEDARRTGWVYVDIRGRDLGSFVADAQRIVLEKVELPAGYALGWSGQYEYMLRAKEKLIYVVPLTLVIILLLLYFNFRNFAESFMVMGAVPLALVGALWMVYLLDYNLSVAVGVGLIALAGVSAEFGVVMLVYLNQAVKDFDPKDLNELRRAIVYGAVMRVRPKAMTAAVILAGLAPIMIGGGTGSEVMRRIAAPMLGGMITAPLVSMVLIPALYALWKGKQFAINNGAINGSIKRPGSWRRVWSWRPTFKKPSFRKKKRSQTWEDLQKKL; encoded by the coding sequence ATGATTGCACAAATAATTCGCTGGTCGATTCGAAATAGGCCTCTAGTACTCATCTTTACCATAATCCTCGCAGTTTGGGGGGTTTACTCGGTAAAGAATACACCTTTGGATGCGATTCCTGATCTATCTGACCTACAAGTTATTATTAAAACCTCATTTCCAGGTCAGTCGCCGGAAGTTGTTGAGGACCAGGTAACCTACCCCATTACCACAGCCATGCTCTCGGTACCCGGGACTACAGCAGTGCGTGGTTATTCCTTTTTCGGTGATTCATACGTCTATGTCATTTTTAAAGATGGCACAGATATATATTGGGCGCGTTCCCGCGTGCTCGAGTATTTGTCGCAAGTCGCCGGGGCCTTGCCTCCGTCGGCAACACCTCAGCTAGGACCGGATGCGACCGGTGTAGGCTGGATCTATGAGTACGCGCTCGTTGACCGCAGCGGCAATCATGACCTCGCTCAACTACGTAGCTTGCAAGATTGGTTTATACGCTTCGAACTACAGACCGTACCAGGTGTTTCAGAAGTCGCAACTGTTGGCGGAATGGTCAAACAGTACCAGGTGGTGGTGGATCCTGATCGTCTGCGTGCTTACAACATGCATATCAATCATGTGAAGACAGCGATACAACGGGCCAACCAGGAAGTGGGTGGTTCTGTTATCGAAATGGCCGAAGCTGAATATATGGTTCGTGCCAAAGGTTATATCAAGGGTCTGGACGATCTTCGCCATATTCCGCTTGGTGTGAGTGAAGAAGGTACGCCTGTGTTGCTGCAGGATGTTGCCAATATTCGTATCGGCCCACAGATGCGCCGTGGTATCGCCGAGCTCGATGGTGAAGGTGAGGTCGTTGGCGGCATTATCGTGATGCGTTTTGGTGAAAACGCGTTGACCACGATAGAGGCAGTTAAAACACGATTGGCTCAGGTCGCCAAGGGCTTGCCGGAAGGCGTGGAAATCATCGAAACATATGATCGTTCCGATCTCATCATGCGTTCGATAACAACACTACGCGATAAGCTCATTGAAGAATTTATCGTCGTCGCAATTGTTTGCGGAATCTTTCTATTTCATTTGCGTTCTGCATTGGTGGCAATAGTTATTTTGCCTCTCGGTATATTGATCTCATATATCGTAATGCATTATCAGAATATCAATTCTAACATCATGTCCCTGGGCGGAATTGCCATTGCCATAGGTGCCATGGTCGATGCAGCCATTGTGATGGTTGAAAATGCGCATAAACATATTGAAAAGGGCAATATCACAGATGAGAATCGCTGGGTTGCTATGCAGCGTGCTGCGGTTGAAGTGGGTCCGGCACTATTCTTTTCGTTGTTGATAATTACTTTGAGTTTTCTTCCTGTTTTTACACTTGAGGCGCAAGAAGGAAAACTATTTTCCCCGCTAGCCTATACCAAGACATATGCCATGGCTGCAGCGGCGGGTTTGTCGATAACACTTATGCCTGTATTGATGGGATATTTTATAAGGGGACATATTCCCTCAGAGCATAAAAATCCGATCAATCGATTCCTTATATCGATGTATCTGCCGGTCATTAAGTTCGTGCTCAATTGGCCAAAGACGGTCGTAGTCCTTTCTTTTGCAGTTGTTTTAACCACGATATATCCCTATGGAGAATTGGGTTCTGAGTTTATGCCGGAATTGGATGAGGGTGATTTGCTCTATATGCCGACCACATTCACCGGTGTATCAATCGGCAAAGCTGGCGAGTTGTTACAAATTACGGATCGTTTGATAAAGACCATTCCAGAAGTCGATGTTGTATTCGGTAAAGTGGGCAGGGCCGAAACAGCCACCGATCCTGCTCCACTTACAATGATCGAAACCACGATCAAATTAAAGCCCCGCAGTGAATGGCGTAAGGGGATGACCACCGATAAGCTGAAAAATATTCTCGATGAAACGGTGAAGTTTCCCGGATTGACAAACGCCTGGGTTATGCCGATCAAAACACGTATAGACATGATATCTACGGGTATAAAAACTCCGTTGGGTATCAAGATTCTTGGTCCTGATCTGGGCGTGATACAAAAGATCGGCGAGCAAGTTGAGTCTGCGGTGAAGAGTGTACCGGGAGCCGCCGGTGTTTTTTCGGAACGCGTGGCAGGTGGTCGATATATTAACTTGGATATTGACAGACGTGCAGCCGCACGCTACGGCTTAAACATCGCTGATGTACATGAAATTATCAGCATGGCTGTGGGTGGGGCAAATGTTACTCAAACAGTTGAAGGACTGGAACGTTATCCGGTCAATATCCGCTATCCACAACACGTACGTGATTCTATTGATGACCTGATGGCTTTACCGATTGTTACACCAGGGGGCGGTCAGATCACCCTGGGCAATGTTGCCTTTGTCTCCATCGCCGACGGGCCAGGAATGATAAAAAGTGAAGATGCGAGGCGAACAGGCTGGGTATATGTTGATATCCGAGGTCGCGACCTGGGAAGTTTCGTCGCTGATGCTCAAAGAATTGTTCTCGAAAAAGTCGAACTACCTGCAGGTTATGCCCTTGGTTGGTCCGGACAATACGAATACATGCTGCGTGCAAAGGAAAAGCTGATTTATGTTGTGCCTCTAACCCTGGTAATCATTTTGTTGTTGCTGTATTTCAATTTCAGAAATTTTGCAGAATCCTTTATGGTCATGGGCGCTGTGCCACTTGCTCTAGTGGGGGCATTGTGGATGGTTTATCTGCTTGACTACAATCTATCAGTAGCGGTCGGAGTCGGATTGATCGCTCTGGCAGGAGTGTCAGCGGAATTTGGTGTTGTTATGCTGGTTTACTTAAACCAGGCAGTAAAAGATTTTGATCCCAAGGATTTGAATGAACTACGTCGCGCGATAGTTTATGGCGCGGTAATGCGTGTCCGTCCCAAAGCGATGACTGCTGCGGTGATATTGGCCGGGTTGGCACCGATAATGATTGGCGGCGGCACTGGTTCCGAAGTAATGAGACGGATTGCCGCTCCGATGCTGGGTGGAATGATCACCGCGCCGCTAGTTTCCATGGTTTTAATTCCCGCTTTATATGCCTTGTGGAAAGGAAAACAATTTGCTATAAATAACGGAGCAATTAACGGGTCTATCAAACGGCCGGGGAGTTGGAGGCGAGTTTGGTCATGGCGACCAACGTTTAAAAAGCCTTCTTTTAGAAAAAAGAAAAGATCTCAAACATGGGAAGATTTACAAAAAAAACTATAG
- a CDS encoding DUF302 domain-containing protein has translation MYGFSTTFPGSFDEAQVRIADELKKEGFGILTEIDVQATLKAKLGVEKRPYKILGACNPGYANQALDAEPDIGLLLPCNVVVREEEDGAVTIGFMDPKSVLGLVNRPEVEKLGMEVREKLQRVCAALGS, from the coding sequence ATGTACGGTTTCAGCACAACATTTCCCGGTAGCTTCGACGAAGCACAAGTGCGCATTGCGGACGAATTGAAAAAAGAGGGATTCGGGATTCTGACCGAAATCGATGTGCAGGCTACATTAAAGGCGAAACTTGGCGTGGAAAAAAGACCGTACAAGATTCTGGGGGCCTGTAATCCCGGCTATGCAAACCAGGCCTTGGATGCCGAGCCTGATATTGGTTTGTTATTGCCGTGTAATGTCGTGGTTCGTGAAGAGGAAGACGGTGCTGTTACTATCGGATTTATGGATCCTAAATCCGTATTGGGATTAGTGAACCGTCCCGAGGTTGAAAAGCTTGGAATGGAAGTGAGGGAAAAGCTGCAACGAGTTTGCGCGGCACTCGGAAGCTAG
- a CDS encoding alpha/beta hydrolase family protein, giving the protein MILVYPKRTHFTAIRLYLQLLFRQTRCLLPVSFSDVRVYLLVPTLLCAQPGFSSNLWEEQQIWQEIENSVPKSQIVKLDAGKRYPVLGLYIASSLNEADGGVLILHDFGHHPNWPRVSRPLREQLPDSGWHTLAIQMPIPDPMWNFDNPADVLKESVARIESAISFMQQRNIEPLAIIAHGQSAAVVTQYLAETPQHPFKALVAISLPHQEQSEDWHNIKKNLVNLQLPMLDIYAERDYTSVTDHAHMRLVAARVAGKNLKLGPPPIAHSSKVQELAKNKTSNLWFRQIMLPGAFPDFPYNTDELVKAIRGWLSVYSR; this is encoded by the coding sequence ATGATACTTGTCTATCCAAAAAGGACGCACTTTACCGCAATACGCCTCTATTTACAGCTTCTTTTTCGTCAGACACGCTGTCTCTTACCCGTTTCTTTTTCCGATGTGCGCGTTTACCTATTGGTGCCGACATTACTCTGCGCCCAGCCGGGATTCTCCAGTAATCTATGGGAGGAACAACAAATCTGGCAGGAGATCGAGAACTCGGTCCCCAAAAGCCAGATTGTGAAATTAGATGCTGGGAAGCGCTACCCCGTATTGGGATTATACATTGCGTCCAGCCTGAACGAGGCTGACGGCGGCGTGCTCATACTCCATGACTTCGGGCACCACCCGAATTGGCCACGTGTCAGTCGACCACTGCGTGAACAATTACCCGATTCCGGCTGGCATACCCTCGCGATCCAAATGCCCATTCCGGATCCTATGTGGAATTTTGACAATCCTGCGGATGTTCTCAAAGAGTCTGTAGCGCGAATCGAATCCGCGATTTCGTTTATGCAACAAAGAAACATCGAGCCTTTGGCTATTATCGCCCACGGCCAAAGCGCCGCAGTGGTCACGCAATACCTGGCAGAAACGCCGCAACACCCATTTAAAGCACTGGTGGCCATTAGCCTACCTCACCAAGAACAAAGCGAAGACTGGCATAATATTAAGAAAAATCTGGTCAATCTTCAGTTACCCATGTTGGATATTTATGCCGAACGGGACTATACATCGGTAACTGATCACGCCCATATGCGCCTGGTTGCCGCCCGCGTCGCAGGAAAAAACTTGAAACTTGGGCCACCTCCCATTGCTCACTCCAGCAAGGTACAAGAACTCGCGAAAAACAAGACCAGCAATCTATGGTTTCGACAGATCATGTTGCCTGGCGCCTTTCCAGACTTCCCCTACAATACCGACGAACTGGTGAAAGCCATTAGAGGCTGGCTTTCCGTATATAGCCGATAA
- a CDS encoding CopD family protein — protein sequence MALAITLHLLAAIVWIGGMFFAYMALRPAAARVLEPPPRLHLWQLTFKRFFVWVWVCVLVLPLTGYWMVFFVLDGFGQAALYIHIMHFLGLVMIAIYMFVYFRPYQGLKDAIRAEDFPLAASHLNKMRQLIAINLSLGIATVLVASMGRYF from the coding sequence ATGGCATTAGCGATCACTCTTCATCTTTTGGCCGCAATCGTTTGGATTGGGGGAATGTTTTTCGCGTATATGGCGCTTCGACCGGCGGCCGCTAGGGTGCTAGAACCACCACCCAGACTCCATCTGTGGCAACTCACTTTTAAACGCTTTTTCGTCTGGGTCTGGGTGTGCGTATTAGTTCTGCCACTAACCGGCTACTGGATGGTTTTTTTCGTACTTGATGGGTTTGGTCAAGCTGCCCTGTACATCCATATCATGCATTTCCTTGGACTGGTCATGATTGCGATTTATATGTTTGTTTATTTTCGCCCGTACCAGGGACTTAAAGATGCCATACGCGCAGAAGATTTCCCGTTAGCAGCTAGCCATCTCAATAAAATGCGACAACTCATAGCAATCAATCTCAGCCTGGGGATTGCAACAGTGTTAGTTGCTAGTATGGGGCGATATTTTTGA
- a CDS encoding cytochrome c3 family protein: MRANLKALASFAVVAGIGLVLTVNTKVAWAGIAESVHNLGVTGTSTSANGGERNEFSGTAEICVFCHTPHGGDSSAAIPLWNRKLANPAVYQTYDQLGTSTFDARIADVGSVSIGCLSCHDGTIALDNLINEPGSGAENPSFSAGRWTGADQQLGGIGSNDNSSVIAPGLVQNLGTDLTNDHPIGMQYAGGGVSASRPKPSRGDTNDPDFAEVNYKVKDGRYIWWVDHDWRNGGDGERTKHDVLLYTRDAQNGYPGQSEQEPFVECASCHDPHETVNPTFLRISNTDTPSGLCLTCHVK, encoded by the coding sequence ATGAGAGCTAACCTGAAGGCCTTGGCGAGTTTTGCAGTCGTTGCAGGCATAGGTCTTGTGTTGACTGTCAATACAAAAGTTGCCTGGGCTGGGATTGCCGAATCCGTGCACAATCTCGGTGTTACGGGTACAAGTACCAGCGCCAACGGTGGCGAGCGTAATGAATTTTCAGGAACAGCCGAAATCTGTGTCTTCTGTCATACCCCTCATGGTGGTGATTCCAGCGCAGCTATTCCACTCTGGAATCGCAAACTAGCCAATCCAGCTGTTTATCAGACTTATGATCAATTGGGCACGTCGACATTCGACGCACGTATTGCTGATGTGGGTTCTGTTTCTATCGGCTGTCTGTCATGTCATGACGGTACCATAGCTCTCGACAATCTCATCAATGAACCTGGTTCTGGTGCAGAGAACCCGAGTTTTTCCGCTGGACGTTGGACGGGCGCGGATCAGCAGTTAGGTGGAATCGGATCTAATGACAATAGCTCTGTGATTGCCCCGGGTCTGGTTCAAAATCTCGGAACGGACTTAACCAACGATCACCCTATAGGAATGCAATATGCCGGTGGCGGCGTAAGTGCTTCTCGTCCGAAACCCAGTCGTGGAGACACTAACGACCCTGATTTTGCTGAAGTGAACTATAAAGTAAAAGACGGTCGTTATATCTGGTGGGTTGACCATGATTGGCGCAACGGCGGCGATGGTGAGCGTACAAAACATGATGTCCTGCTTTATACTCGTGACGCACAAAATGGTTATCCTGGACAGTCTGAACAAGAACCTTTTGTGGAATGCGCCAGTTGCCATGATCCGCATGAAACTGTAAACCCAACTTTTCTGCGCATTAGCAATACAGACACACCAAGCGGTTTGTGTTTGACGTGTCACGTTAAGTAA